A genomic stretch from Bacillus sp. N1-1 includes:
- a CDS encoding glycoside hydrolase family 52 protein gives MPENNFFNAHHSPIGAFSSFTLGFGGNGGGLDLELGRSPRKNIYVGLESLTQEGHYDALPFFGTNEDESKRYDIENPDPDPDKPEIIHPFPNDQVERDFQLGTDTWKAGDLTFTVYSQVQPVEDPEEAGEEELKRTLVPAVLAELTIDNTKGEKKRRAFFGYEGSDPYSSMRRLDDTTEELSGIAEGRITAIVSKKDQTKSAMHFSMENILTTPYEENWTFGLGPVGTLIADVPAGEKATYQFAICFYRGGIVTAGMDTSYYYTKFFPNIESVAEYALANFNELKQRALKSNAMISEANLSNDQKFMMAHAIRSYYGNTQLLERDGKPFWVVNEGEYRMMNTFDLTVDQLFFEMKMNPWTVKNELDMFVDRFSYEDQVRFPNDEKLYPGGISFTHDMGVANTISRPHYSSYEVYGIDGCFSHMTGEQLINWVLTASVYSEQTHDKEWLLENISVFKSCLESMVHRDHPDPDQRNGLIGLDSSRVMGGAEITTYDSLDVSLGQARNNIYLGGKMWAAYVALEKIFSDQGEHELATLAGKQAEKSAQTMASHMTEQGYIPAVIGENNDSRIIPAIEGLIFPYYMNCKEALDPEGRFGEYIQVLKTHLDTVLQEGVCKFEDGGWKISSTSNNSWLSKVYLSQFIAREILHHVDENGAKADAAHVKWLTHPELSVWSWSDQIISGEIIGSKYYPRGVTSILWLEETK, from the coding sequence ATGCCAGAAAACAATTTTTTTAATGCTCATCATTCACCGATCGGCGCTTTTTCAAGTTTTACATTAGGGTTTGGAGGTAATGGTGGTGGACTAGATTTAGAACTTGGGCGTTCACCGAGAAAAAACATTTATGTAGGGCTGGAATCATTGACGCAAGAAGGTCATTATGATGCCCTCCCATTCTTTGGGACGAATGAAGATGAGAGCAAACGGTATGATATCGAGAACCCGGATCCTGATCCAGACAAGCCAGAGATCATTCATCCTTTTCCGAATGATCAAGTTGAACGAGATTTTCAATTGGGGACAGATACGTGGAAGGCTGGCGATTTAACTTTTACGGTGTATTCACAGGTTCAACCTGTAGAGGATCCAGAAGAAGCAGGCGAGGAGGAGCTGAAACGAACGCTTGTCCCAGCAGTGCTTGCTGAATTAACCATTGATAATACAAAGGGAGAGAAAAAGCGCCGTGCCTTTTTTGGCTATGAAGGAAGTGATCCTTATTCTTCGATGCGTCGATTAGATGATACGACAGAAGAACTGTCCGGTATTGCTGAAGGAAGAATAACGGCCATTGTAAGTAAGAAGGATCAAACGAAGTCAGCGATGCATTTTAGTATGGAGAATATCTTGACGACTCCATACGAGGAGAATTGGACGTTTGGTCTTGGACCGGTAGGGACGCTGATCGCCGATGTTCCAGCGGGGGAAAAAGCGACGTATCAATTTGCGATCTGCTTCTATCGAGGTGGAATTGTAACAGCAGGAATGGATACTTCCTATTACTACACAAAATTCTTTCCAAACATAGAAAGTGTCGCTGAATATGCTTTGGCGAATTTTAATGAGTTGAAACAGCGGGCACTAAAAAGTAATGCGATGATTAGTGAAGCGAATTTATCGAACGATCAGAAGTTCATGATGGCCCATGCTATCCGAAGCTATTATGGGAATACTCAGCTGCTCGAACGTGATGGGAAGCCTTTCTGGGTAGTTAACGAAGGCGAGTATCGAATGATGAATACGTTTGATTTAACAGTCGATCAGTTGTTTTTTGAGATGAAAATGAATCCATGGACAGTGAAGAATGAATTAGATATGTTCGTTGATCGATTCAGTTATGAAGATCAAGTTCGTTTTCCGAATGACGAGAAGCTGTATCCAGGTGGGATAAGCTTCACTCATGATATGGGCGTAGCGAATACGATCAGTCGACCACACTATTCTTCTTATGAAGTATACGGAATTGATGGGTGTTTCTCTCATATGACAGGGGAGCAGCTGATTAACTGGGTACTTACTGCTTCAGTTTATAGTGAACAAACGCATGATAAAGAGTGGTTGTTGGAGAATATTAGTGTTTTCAAAAGCTGTCTCGAGAGCATGGTTCATCGCGACCATCCAGATCCTGATCAGCGCAATGGGCTGATCGGGCTTGATTCAAGTCGTGTGATGGGCGGGGCAGAAATTACTACGTATGATAGTTTGGACGTGTCCTTAGGACAGGCTAGAAATAATATATACCTTGGAGGGAAAATGTGGGCGGCATATGTCGCGCTTGAAAAGATTTTTTCTGATCAAGGTGAACATGAGCTGGCAACATTAGCTGGAAAACAAGCAGAAAAAAGTGCTCAAACGATGGCAAGTCATATGACGGAGCAGGGCTATATTCCAGCTGTGATTGGGGAGAATAATGACTCAAGAATTATTCCGGCCATTGAAGGGTTAATTTTTCCTTATTATATGAATTGTAAAGAAGCACTGGACCCAGAAGGTAGATTCGGAGAATACATTCAGGTTTTAAAAACACATCTTGATACGGTATTGCAAGAAGGGGTTTGTAAGTTTGAGGATGGAGGATGGAAAATATCTTCTACTAGTAACAACTCCTGGCTCAGCAAAGTGTATCTTTCCCAATTCATTGCTCGTGAAATCTTGCACCATGTAGATGAAAATGGAGCAAAAGCGGATGCAGCGCATGTAAAATGGCTCACACATCCGGAACTTTCTGTCTGGAGCTGGAGTGATCAGATTATCTCTGGTGAAATAATAGGAAGTAAATATTATCCACGCGGTGTGACAAGTATTCTGTGGTTAGAGGAAACGAAATAA